Proteins from one Rosa chinensis cultivar Old Blush chromosome 7, RchiOBHm-V2, whole genome shotgun sequence genomic window:
- the LOC112179053 gene encoding LOW QUALITY PROTEIN: valine--tRNA ligase, mitochondrial 1-like (The sequence of the model RefSeq protein was modified relative to this genomic sequence to represent the inferred CDS: deleted 1 base in 1 codon), translating into MIRHRRMSGFNTLWPPGLDHAGIATQVVVEKKLMRESGKTRHDIGREEFISKVWDWKIKYGGTILQQLRRLSASLDWSHECFTMDEKSSKAVAEAFVRLHNQGLIYRDNRIVNWDCVLRTAISDIEVDPPIEIKERTLLEVPGYENPVEFGVLTLFAYPVEEDLGEIVVATTRIETMLGDTAIAVHPNDERYKHLHGKHAIHPFNGRRIPIISDEILVDPEFGTGAVKITPAHDPNDFMVGKRHNLEFINIFTDDGKINQYGGAFEGMPRFRAREAVTDALKKKGLFKETKTNEMCLRICSRSKDVVEPMIKPQWYIKCSDMGNEALNAVADDENRKLEIIPRQYTAEWKRWLHNITDWCVSRQLWWGHRVPAWYVVFEGDDNEEFGKVFERWLVARSEEEAQALADQKYEGKKFRLEQDSDVLDTWFSSGLFPLFALGWPDDTDDFKTFYPNSVVETGHDILFFWVSRMVMLGITLGGNVPFTKVYLHPMVRDAHGRKMSKGLGNVIDPVDIINGITLERLHDRLLEGNLDPKELDKAREGLLKDFPDGIPECGADALRFSLISYTAQSDKINLDVQRVVGYCQWCNKLWNAVRFGLSILGDDYVPPSNVNPDVLPFSCQWILSVLNEAISKTVMSLESYEFSDAATAVYAWWQYQLCDVFIETIKPYFSGNDPKFATERGFARDTLWVCLDNGLRLLHPFMPYVTEELWQRLPSPGHYKRASSIMMSEYPLIIESWKNERVELDMSLIELVVKSLRSLAQGSRERRQGYVLCRASLGKCDQEAICNHQLEIKTLANVSSLTVIDENNAAPTRCAVSVVNEKLSVYLKLHASVLQKQILKRSGKGLNTLHGNMRGYRRN; encoded by the exons ATGATTCGTCATCGGAGAATGTCAGGTTTTAATACCTTGTGGCCTCCTGGACTTGACCATGCTGGTATAGCAACACAG GTTGTTGTGGAAAAGAAGCTAATGCGTGAAAGCGGTAAAACCAGACATGATATCGGTCGCGAGGAATTTATCTCTAAA GTTTGGGATTGGAAAATTAAGTATGGGGGCACCATTTTACAGCAGCTACGTCGTTTGAGTGCTTCTTTAGATTGGTCCCATGAG tGCTTTACAATGGATGAGAAAAGTTCAAAGGCTGTTGCAGAAGCTTTTGTTAGGCTACATAATCAAGGACTCATCTACAG gGATAATCGCATAGTGAACTGGGATTGTGTGTTGCGGACTGCAATATCTGATATTGAG GTGGATCCTCCaattgaaataaaagaaaggacACTATTAGAAGTTCCTGGATATGAGAACCCTGTTGAATTTGGTGTTTTGACTTTATTTGCATATCCTGTGGAAGAAGATTTAGGTGAGATAGTTGTAGCCACTACCCGAATAGAGACGATGCTTGGTGATACTGCTATTGCAGTGCATCCTAATGACGAAAGATATAAGCATCTTCATGGAAAACATGCAATCCATCCATTTAATGGAAGAAGG ATTCCTATAATAAGTGATGAAATTCTTGTTGATCCAGAGTTTGGGACTGGTGCTGTCAAG ATTACCCCGGCCCATGATCCTAATGACTTTATGGTTGGGAAGCGCCATAATCTTGAGTTTATCAACATCTTTACTGATGATGGAAAAATAAACCAGTATGGGGGAGCATTTGAAGGGATGCCACGCTTCAGAGCCCGAGAGGCTGTGACTGATGCATTAAAGAAGAAG GGCCTCTTCAAAGAAACAAAGACCAATGAGATGTGTCTTAGAATTTGCTCTAGAAGTAAAGATGTTGTGGAGCCTATGATAAAGCCCCAGTGGTACATTAAATGCAGTGATATGGGAAATGAAGCTCTCAATGCTGTCGCTGATGATGAAAATAGGAAGCTGGAGATTATCCCAAGACAGTATACTGCTGAGTGGAAGAG ATGGCTTCATAACATTACTGATTGGTGTGTCTCGAGGCAACTTTGGTGGGGTCACCGTGTTCCAGCATGGTATGTTGTTTTTGAGGGTGATGACAACGAAGAATTTGGAAAAGTTTTTGAGCGATGGTTGGTTGCTAGAAGTGAGGAAGAAGCTCAAGCATTGGCCGATCAAAAATATGAGGGAAAGAAGTTTCGATTAGAACAGGACTCAGATGTGCTTGACACGTGGTTTTCGTCTGGGCTTTTCCCATTGTTTGCATTGGGCTGGCCGGATGATACAGatgatttcaaaactttttatcCAAATTCAGTTGTTGAAACTGGGCACGACATTCTCTTTTTCTGGGTTTCTCGTATGGTGATGCTTGGAATTACATTGGGTGGTAATGTTCCCTTTACAAAG GTATACTTACACCCAATGGTTAGAGATGCACACGGGCGTAAAATGTCAAAGGGCTTGGGGAATGTCATTGACCCTGTTGACATAATAAATGGTATCACCCTAGAACGTCTACATGATAGACTTTTAGAAGGAAATCTGGACCCCAAGGAATTAGATAAGGCCAGAGAGGGACTATTAAAGGACTTCCCTGATGGTATTCCTGAGTGTGGTGCGGATGCTCTGCGGTTTTCTCTTATCTCGTACACTGCTCAG TCCGATAAGATAAATCTGGATGTCCAAAGGGTTGTGGGTTACTGTCAGTGGTGTAACAAACTTTGGAATGCAGTGCGATTTGGTTTGAGTATACTTGGGGATGATTATGTTCCGCCCTCAAATGTAAATCCAGATGTGTTGCCATTCAGTTGCCAATGGATTCTCTCAGTGCTAAATGAAGCCATATCCAAAACTGTTATGTCATTGGAATCATACGAGTTCTCAGATGCAGCAACTGCTGTTTATGCTTGGTGGCAGTACCAGCTGTGTGATGTCTTCATTGAGACTATCAAACCTTACTTTTCTGGCAATGATCCAAAGTTTGCAACAGAGAGGGGTTTTGCACGGGACACTCTGTGGGTATGTCTTGACAATGGCCTGAGGTTACTTCATCCTTTCATGCCATATGTGACAGAAGAACTGTGGCAACGTCTGCCGTCGCCAGGGCATTACAAAAGggcatcatcaattatgatgagCGAGTACCCATTGATCATAGAG AGctggaaaaatgaaagggtgGAGCTTGATATGTCTCTTATTGAGTTGGTTGTGAAGTCTCTCCGATCTCTTGCCCAGGGAAGTCGTGAAAG GAGACAAGGTTATGTGCTTTGTAGAGCAAGTTTGGGAAAGTGCGACCAGGAGGCAATATGCAATCATCAACTGGAAATTAAAACGCTTGCTAATGTGTCGTCTTTGACG GTAATCGATGAGAACAATGCTGCTCCAACTAGATGTGCGGTGTCTGTTGTGAATGAAAAGCTTTCTGTTTATCTCAAGCTTCATGCATCTGTTCTTCAGAAACAGATCTTGAAAAGATCCGGAAAAGGATTGAATACATTACATG GGAACATGAGAGGCTATCGAAGAAATTGA
- the LOC112178225 gene encoding putative pentatricopeptide repeat-containing protein At5g52630, which yields PTSQTQLHTLKPSNDQSPKTPLNPPNHNHICNLLLSLTHSRALPKGLQLHAHVIKSGFQTIPLVSHHLINFYSKNQLPLLSRQIFEQFPHKSSTTWSSLISSFAQNELPLLAIRYFRRMLGTSLRPDDHIYPSVTKSCAILNRPDVGQSIHCLAVKTGYHVDVFVASSVVDMYAKCGQIRHARNMFDEMPHKNVVSWSGMIYGYTQAGEAEEALVLFKQALLEGLDVNDFTFSSVVRVCGSSTLLELGRQIHGLCFKTSFDSSSFVGSSLVSLYSKCGVIEGAYRVFGEIPVKNLGMWNAMLIACAQHVHTNKTFDLFIQMESTGMKPNFITFLCVLYACSHAGLVEKGHHYFRLMKEYGIEPGEMHYASLVDLLGRAGKLQDAVKIIEGMPFEPTESVWGALLTGCRLHGDTELAASVADKIFELGSVSSGMHVLVSNAYAAAGRFEEAAKARKMLRDRGVKKETGLSWVEEGNKIHTFAAGDRTHMRTKEIYQKLEELGEEMERAGYVADTSFVLREVNNEEKNQTIRYHSERLAVAFGLLTIPTDRPIRIMKNLRICGDCHTAIKFMSKCSGRVIIVRDNNRFHRFEDGKCTCGDYW from the coding sequence CCCACTTCCCAAACCCAACTCCACACTCTCAAACCTTCTAATGACCAGAGTCCCAAAACCCCACTAAACCCTCCAAACCACAATCACATTTGCAACCTCCTCCTCTCCCTAACTCACTCAAGGGCCCTCCCAAAGGGTCTCCAGCTCCACGCCCATGTCATCAAATCAGGCTTCCAAACCATCCCTCTTGTCTCTCACCACCTCATCAACTTTTACTCCAAAAACCAACTCCCCCTCCTTTCCCGCCAAATTTTCGAACAATTTCCCCACAAGTCCTCCACTACTTGGAGCTCCCTCATCTCTTCCTTTGCCCAGAATGAGCTCCCTCTTCTTGCCATTCGCTACTTTCGCCGAATGCTCGGCACCTCACTGCGCCCCGATGACCATATATACCCCAGTGTCACCAAGTCCTGCGCAATTCTGAACCGCCCTGATGTTGGGCAGTCTATACATTGCCTTGCAGTCAAGACCGGGTATCATGTTGATGTGTTTGTGGCAAGTTCTGTTGTTGACATGTATGCGAAATGTGGGCAGATAAGACATGCCCGCAACatgttcgatgaaatgcctcACAAGAATGTGGTTTCTTGGAGTGGGATGATTTACGGGTACACTCAGGCCGGGGAGGCGGAGGAGGCTTTGGTGCTTTTTAAACAAGCATTGCTTGAGGGTTTGGACGTCAATGATTTTACATTTTCGAGTGTTGTAAGGGTTTGTGGCAGTTCGACGCTTCTTGAATTGGGGAGGCAAATACATGGCTTGTGCTTCAAGACCAGTTTTGATTCGTCGAGTTTTGTTGGTAGTTCTTTGGTGTCATTGTACTCTAAGTGTGGAGTGATTGAAGGAGCTTATCGAGTTTTTGGTGAGATACCTGTTAAAAATCTTGGGATGTGGAATGCAATGCTGATAGCCTGTGCGCAGCATGTGCACACGAATAAGACCTTCGACCTGTTTATACAGATGGAAAGTACTGGGATGAAGCCGAATTTTATTACATTTTTGTGTGTGCTCTATGCTTGTAGTCATGCTGGGCTAGTTGAAAAGGGGCACCATTACTTTCGGCTCATGAAAGAGTATGGGATTGAGCCAGGGGAAATGCATTATGCTTCCTTGGTGGACTTGCTTGGCCGCGCTGGAAAGTTGCAGGATGCAGTCAAAATAATAGAGGGGATGCCTTTTGAACCCACAGAATCTGTATGGGGAGCCTTGTTAACAGGTTGTCGACTCCATGGAGACACTGAATTGGCAGCTTCCGTGGCTGACAAAATCTTTGAGTTGGGTTCTGTAAGCTCTGGGATGCATGTGCTCGTATCTAATGCTTATGCTGCTGCTGGGAGATTCGAGGAAGCAGCAAAAGCTAGGAAGATGCTAAGAGACCGAGGGGTGAAAAAGGAGACAGGTTTGAGTTGGGTTGAGGAAGGAAACAAGATTCACACATTCGCTGCTGGGGACAGGACTCACATGAGGACTAAAGAGATTTATCAGAAGTTGGAAGAATTAGGGGAGGAAATGGAGAGGGCTGGTTATGTTGCAGACACAAGTTTTGTGCTTAGAGAAGtaaataatgaagagaaaaaccagACGATTAGGTATCATAGTGAAAGACTAGCTGTGGCATTTGGCCTTTTAACCATTCCTACAGATAGGCCAATCAGGATTATGAAGAACTTGCGTATTTGTGGTGATTGTCATACTGCTATCAAGTTTATGTCCAAGTGTTCAGGAAGGGTTATCATTGTTAGGGATAACAATAGGTTTCATAGGTTTGAGGATGGAAAATGCACTTGTGGAGATTATTGGTGA
- the LOC112178226 gene encoding tRNA:m(4)X modification enzyme TRM13: MVEHLKGCHYSKPEEEHQQEIQTVSSKRVEDSADEPKSGDFSYILSEMKMTESFKVPEACGMWIKREVDKKLPFQEKHVKQQASILGNMEDFGVTKSFIAKERADCDDGNGFPVSDDCDYSNGVPAVVEFGVGRGYLTQMLADCYGIKRVFLVERKSYKLKADRSL; the protein is encoded by the exons ATGGTGGAGCATTTGAAGGGATGCCATTATTCAAAGCCTGAGGAGGAACACCAACAAGAAATACAAACAGTCAGTAGTAAAAGAGTGGAGGATTCGGCTGATGAACCCAAGTCGGGGGATTTCAGTTACATTCTGTCAGAAATGAAGATGACT GAGTCGTTTAAGGTACCGGAAGCTTGTGGAATGTGGATAAAAAGAGAGGTAGACAA AAAATTGCCATTTCAAGAGAAACATGTTAAGCAGCAGGCGTCGATTCTTGGAAACATGGAAGATTTTGGGGTAACAAAGAGTTTCATAGCAAAGGAGAGAGCTGACTGTGACGATGGCAATGGGTTCCCTGTGAGCGATGACTGTGATTATAGCAATGGTGTCCCAGCAGTGGTTGAGTTTGGAGTGGGAAGAGGATACTTGACACAAATGCTGGCGGATTGTTATGGCATTAAAAGGGTCTTTTTGGTTGAAAGGAAGTCATACAAGCTGAAG GCTGATCGATCCTTGTGA